AAGAGATGCTTCTGTGAGTTCCATCTCTTGATTTGCACCTTTTACGAGTCTTATTTTTATGCTAGCCCCGCCATCATCAACTCTTTTTTTTGCCCACTCATATAGTCTTTTTAGGTGAGTTATAGTTTCTGGAATATATGTTTGTAAAACTATGCCTGCATGAAGATGTTTAAACTCTTCAAGAGAGAGGGTTTTGATAAAAACATCTATAGTAAGATTTATATCTTTATACTCTTCCATATCAAGGTTTATAAACTTTGAGTTGTTCTCTTGCGCGGCTCTATAGATATCTTGGAGGCTTAAAGAGATTTGTTCAACACTCCAGTCATATGCAAGAGGATTTATTTGTGAAAATATTGTAGAGATTTTTATAGAGACATAGTCAATATTTGGATTCTCAAGAGCTGATATGTATTTTGAGACTCTATCTTTTGCCTCATCTTCACCTAAAACTGTTTCGCCAATTATGTTGATATTTACTCTGGTTTTCTCAGCCAATCTTTTTTGAAGATGCTTATTTAATGATCTATCTTCGCCTTTTATAACTATATCTTTTATATCACCTCTTAAGTAAGTAATGAAAAGTGGCACAGAGATAGCTGGCAGGTAGATGCCAAGATTGCGAAAGAGCCAAACTAAGAGTTGCTCAAACTCTGTAAAAAAAGTTGTGTTATTGTACTTGTTGAAGATATACTCTAGTTGATCAGCTATGCGGTTATTGTCTTGTGATCTAAAGCTTTGGTCTAGTAGCTCTATAAGAAATATTTTGTTCCTAGGATTGCTCAGTAGTCGCTTCATGATGGCATGAAACTTCTTCTCAGAACGAATCCTGTTTTTTGCAATATCCCTCTGCCATGAAGTGGCAAGTATTTTTGCCTCATTAAAGGTTGTTGTATCTATATTCATATATTGACTCCTCTTTCTATTTGGGCTAGTATTTGTTTAAACTCTTTTGTATCTTTTATATCATCAAATGATGTTTCATTTTCTACATCATCTCTTAAGTTTGGAGATTTTTGTAAGGCTAGTTCTAGGTCACTTATAGCATCTGTTAGATTTCCAAGTTCTGCATTTGCACAAGAACGTTGCCAATAAGCATACCCGTAATTGTCATCTATCTCTATAGCTTTGTTACTAAGGTTTAGTGCCCATTCATACTCATCTAAATCTAAAACCGCATCAGCCTTGTAAGCGTATACTTCTGCATCATTAGAGTTTAGTTTTAGTATCTCATCGTAGATGTCTATTTTTGATTGTGGATTTGTCTCTAGGTTTGAACGCATCCATAAGGAGTGGATAAACTGGGTGTTATAAATCTTATTTTGATTTTCTAGTATTCGCTTAGACTGCTCAGTTAGTGTGTCTTGAAGCGAGTCTAGTTTCTCGTTGTACTTTTTAGTGATTTGCTCAACTCGTGACTCAACTATATCCTCAGTCTTTTTTTTGATATCTCTAAGAGAGTTCCAGCCTGCAAAGATGAGGATCGAAGTCGCAGCTGCAATGAGATAAAAAATATTTCCTATAGTATCTGTGATATATCTTGCTGATCTGTCAGTCTGAGCGACCTCAGCTTTTGAAATTCGCTGCTCAACATCAGAGCGAAGCCTATGATGGTCTATTCTTATCTCTTTTAACTCATCTAAGATATATCTCTCAATAAGTGGGACATAGAGCTGTTTTTCGATCTTTTCATCTTTTTTTTCATTAGCAAAACCAAAAACAATAAAGATAGAAAAAAGTAGTAAAAATATTTTCAAACAAAACCTTTTAGTAAAAATTATTATGCTTTTAGTGTATAGTTTAGCACCTTAATAACTAATAATAGTGCGTAAATTGTGTAAAAAAGCTGATATACTTCTTTTTTTACTAAAAGGTTTTTTTATGGATAGTGAGATTATTTACTCTGTTTTTGGGATTGTTGTTTTAGTTATTATTATCATCTTAGTTTTAAGAAGCAAAGAGGTGGTAGTTAGTAGAAGTCAGGAAGATAAAAAAAATGAGATCATCTCAAACTATAAACAAAAACTCCAAGATGCACTAAATGGATTAAAGGGTGATGCAAGAGTTGAAAAAAAGAAAAAATTACTAGGTCAAATCAGCAATGAACTTGCTTTAAATATATACTTTGAAGAAGATGAGATAAGAGAAGTTATCTTAGCCCTTTCAAAAGAGTAGCAGATGCTAAAACAATTACTAGGTGCTACAAATTGGTCATCACTTGTCTCTTCACAGATGCAGATGAGTTACTTTATAAAATTAGAGAAGTTTATAGAAAATGAGTACGAAACTAAAAAAATCTTTCCACCAAAAGAGCAGATATTTAGAGCATTTGAGTTAGTTAAACCAGAAGATGTAAAAGTTGT
The sequence above is a segment of the Sulfurimonas hongkongensis genome. Coding sequences within it:
- a CDS encoding tetratricopeptide repeat protein, producing MKIFLLLFSIFIVFGFANEKKDEKIEKQLYVPLIERYILDELKEIRIDHHRLRSDVEQRISKAEVAQTDRSARYITDTIGNIFYLIAAATSILIFAGWNSLRDIKKKTEDIVESRVEQITKKYNEKLDSLQDTLTEQSKRILENQNKIYNTQFIHSLWMRSNLETNPQSKIDIYDEILKLNSNDAEVYAYKADAVLDLDEYEWALNLSNKAIEIDDNYGYAYWQRSCANAELGNLTDAISDLELALQKSPNLRDDVENETSFDDIKDTKEFKQILAQIERGVNI